A single genomic interval of uncultured Pseudodesulfovibrio sp. harbors:
- a CDS encoding glycosyltransferase, translating into MPRISIIIPTYNYAHFLDAAIDSAQAQAAQDVAVEIIVVDDGSTDDTPYVLEKYQNAITVITQENMGLSAARNTGIAQAKGDFLCFLDADDILGPNVLAAQLDILAREPDAHVAVCRNRLFAETDHTGNPIPTGEWSLFARQLETHLHHYNIAPPHAFLVRGSALADIRFDTTLKACEDHWFWLSLAAQGRRFVSNPQGTVYYRRHAQSMSHKKDQQLQADATVHQRTFQLLQRFSAPSAKHAPLYAACMAACLTTGKRLHDTAPEQAEALHQTAEACCTILETLPPADTAEHRWFLLRAMLALLQVPEFIARFSALFPKEWHALGLREAEEKALRMQRRLELS; encoded by the coding sequence ATGCCGCGAATTTCCATAATCATCCCCACATACAACTATGCCCACTTTCTGGACGCAGCCATAGACAGCGCACAGGCTCAGGCGGCGCAGGATGTTGCCGTGGAAATCATCGTGGTCGACGACGGCTCGACCGACGACACTCCGTACGTACTTGAAAAATATCAAAATGCCATCACCGTCATTACGCAGGAGAACATGGGGCTGAGTGCGGCACGCAACACGGGCATCGCACAGGCAAAAGGGGATTTTCTCTGTTTTCTGGACGCGGACGACATCCTGGGACCCAATGTTTTGGCGGCACAGTTGGACATCCTTGCCCGTGAACCGGACGCCCATGTCGCCGTATGCCGCAACAGGCTCTTTGCCGAAACCGATCATACTGGCAATCCCATCCCCACTGGAGAGTGGAGCCTGTTTGCCCGCCAGCTTGAAACGCACCTGCATCATTACAACATAGCTCCTCCGCATGCGTTCCTTGTCCGCGGCTCCGCACTGGCGGACATCCGGTTCGATACCACCCTCAAGGCCTGCGAGGACCATTGGTTCTGGCTGTCGCTTGCCGCGCAGGGCAGGCGGTTCGTCAGCAATCCGCAGGGGACCGTATATTACCGACGCCACGCGCAAAGCATGTCCCACAAGAAAGATCAGCAATTACAAGCAGACGCCACGGTACACCAACGCACATTTCAATTGCTGCAACGGTTCTCCGCACCGTCGGCAAAGCACGCTCCGCTGTATGCCGCCTGCATGGCGGCCTGCCTGACCACTGGCAAGCGCCTGCATGACACTGCTCCCGAGCAGGCGGAAGCCCTGCATCAAACCGCCGAAGCCTGTTGCACAATTCTGGAGACGCTCCCTCCGGCGGATACCGCCGAACACCGTTGGTTCCTGCTGCGCGCCATGCTCGCTCTGCTTCAGGTGCCGGAATTCATAGCCCGGTTTTCCGCTCTTTTCCCAAAGGAGTGGCATGCGTTGGGGCTGCGGGAAGCGGAAGAAAAAGCCCTGCGTATGCAGCGCCGGTTGGAACTGTCCTGA
- a CDS encoding HAD-IA family hydrolase, which produces MMTDLNAVFFDFDGVVLDSVNVKTEAFGDMFAEHGESVRQAVVEYHLNNGGVSRFEKFRYFYETLLGLPMDEACMARLCDQFSDLTLHKVLEAPFIEGALDTLQFLKDSGIPAFVASGTPQDELERIVQGRELTHYFSEVHGSPRTKAEIAHEVAKSHGLRLDRCLFIGDAMTDYEAAGKCGMAFLGVRDNDHSPFPEGTVTTTILSRSALEEAWLGGRRNS; this is translated from the coding sequence ATGATGACTGACCTGAACGCGGTCTTTTTCGATTTTGACGGGGTTGTACTGGATTCCGTCAACGTCAAGACCGAGGCCTTTGGCGACATGTTCGCGGAACACGGCGAATCCGTGCGTCAGGCCGTGGTGGAGTACCACCTGAACAACGGCGGGGTGTCCCGTTTCGAGAAGTTCCGCTACTTTTATGAAACACTGTTGGGCCTTCCCATGGACGAAGCCTGCATGGCGCGTCTTTGCGACCAGTTCAGCGATCTTACCCTGCACAAGGTGCTGGAGGCTCCCTTTATCGAAGGAGCCTTGGACACACTCCAATTCCTGAAAGATTCCGGCATTCCCGCTTTCGTGGCTTCGGGAACGCCTCAGGACGAATTGGAACGGATTGTTCAGGGGCGGGAGTTGACTCACTATTTTTCAGAGGTGCACGGTTCTCCGCGCACCAAGGCCGAAATCGCGCATGAAGTGGCGAAATCACACGGCCTCCGGCTGGACCGGTGCCTGTTTATCGGCGACGCCATGACGGATTATGAAGCCGCGGGAAAATGCGGAATGGCCTTTCTCGGGGTTCGTGACAATGACCACTCCCCGTTTCCCGAAGGCACTGTTACGACAACGATACTGAGTCGGTCCGCACTGGAAGAAGCGTGGCTCGGCGGACGGAGAAATTCATGA
- a CDS encoding phosphoglycerate dehydrogenase, with amino-acid sequence MSTVLITTSSFGAMDDAPLAMLSEAGYTVVLNPYKRKLTEDEVLGLVKEHDPVGILAGVEPLTRNVMSQGDSLKAIARCGIGMDSVDAGAAEELGLALTNTPDAPTQAVAEITLGAILSMLRGIHHSHGEIVAGRWVRPMGSLLSHQVVGLLGLGRIGRRLAEMLAPFGCTILGHDPFVESCPGVETVSFDDLLSQSDVLSLHLPYSGETHHVMDASALAAMKAGAYLVNYSRGGLVDEEALAAALEDGHLAGAALDSFEEEPYSGPLRNFSNVVLTGHIGSYAREGRIMQEVQAVENLLKSLA; translated from the coding sequence ATGAGTACGGTCCTGATAACCACTTCCTCCTTCGGAGCCATGGATGATGCTCCACTGGCCATGCTGTCGGAGGCCGGGTACACGGTAGTACTCAACCCGTACAAGCGGAAGTTGACTGAAGACGAAGTATTGGGGCTGGTAAAGGAGCATGATCCGGTGGGCATTCTGGCCGGGGTCGAGCCTTTGACGCGGAATGTGATGTCACAGGGCGACTCCCTCAAGGCCATTGCCCGGTGCGGCATCGGCATGGACAGTGTGGATGCCGGGGCCGCCGAGGAACTGGGGCTTGCACTGACCAATACGCCCGACGCCCCCACGCAGGCCGTGGCGGAAATAACGCTGGGTGCGATTCTGTCCATGCTTCGCGGCATACACCATTCCCATGGCGAGATAGTGGCGGGCCGCTGGGTGCGCCCCATGGGGTCGCTGCTGTCCCATCAGGTCGTGGGACTTCTGGGGCTCGGACGCATCGGAAGGCGGCTGGCCGAAATGCTTGCACCCTTCGGCTGCACCATTCTCGGACATGATCCCTTTGTGGAAAGCTGTCCGGGAGTGGAGACGGTCTCCTTTGACGACCTGCTTTCACAATCCGATGTCCTGAGCCTCCACCTGCCCTACTCCGGGGAGACGCACCACGTCATGGATGCTTCCGCCCTTGCGGCCATGAAGGCCGGGGCCTATCTGGTGAATTATTCCAGAGGTGGCCTGGTCGATGAAGAGGCGCTGGCTGCCGCGCTGGAAGACGGACACCTTGCAGGGGCTGCTCTCGATTCCTTTGAAGAAGAGCCGTATTCCGGCCCATTGCGTAATTTTTCGAACGTCGTGCTGACCGGGCATATAGGATCATACGCCCGTGAAGGACGCATCATGCAGGAAGTGCAGGCCGTTGAAAACCTGCTGAAATCGCTTGCCTAA
- a CDS encoding aldolase/citrate lyase family protein: protein MKQSFRSRMKGGDTLIGSWLTIGSGTTAEIMAQSGFDWLAIDMEHSVIELATAQEMIRIVDLHGVTPLVRVGHNQPNLIKRVMDAGSTGVIVPMVNSVAEAEQAVASVKYPPQGFRGVGLARAQQYGFGFSEYQDWNRDNSVVVVQIEHIDAVNNLEAILNVPGVDGFIVGPYDLSGSLGVPGEFGNPDVKAALNEIQRVADKSDVAGGFHVVQPEPETLNDKLENGYRLLAYGLDSLFLGLGARNAVQESAKLIGDLK, encoded by the coding sequence ATGAAACAGAGTTTTCGATCCCGCATGAAAGGCGGGGATACGCTTATAGGCTCATGGCTGACCATCGGCAGCGGCACGACCGCTGAAATCATGGCCCAGTCAGGTTTTGACTGGCTGGCCATCGACATGGAACACAGCGTTATCGAACTGGCTACGGCGCAGGAGATGATCCGTATCGTGGACCTGCATGGCGTGACGCCGCTGGTCCGGGTGGGGCACAACCAGCCCAACCTGATCAAGCGGGTCATGGACGCGGGCAGCACGGGCGTCATCGTCCCGATGGTCAATTCCGTTGCCGAGGCGGAACAGGCTGTGGCTTCGGTCAAGTATCCGCCGCAGGGGTTCCGCGGTGTCGGCCTTGCGCGGGCGCAGCAGTACGGATTCGGATTCAGCGAGTATCAGGACTGGAACCGGGACAACAGCGTGGTGGTCGTCCAGATCGAGCACATCGACGCCGTCAACAACCTTGAGGCCATCCTGAACGTCCCCGGCGTGGACGGATTCATTGTCGGGCCGTATGACCTGTCCGGTTCGCTCGGGGTTCCCGGCGAATTCGGCAATCCCGATGTAAAGGCTGCCCTGAATGAAATCCAGCGAGTTGCCGATAAGTCTGATGTGGCCGGCGGCTTCCATGTGGTTCAGCCCGAGCCCGAAACGTTGAATGACAAGCTTGAAAACGGTTACCGGCTGCTTGCCTACGGGCTGGACAGCCTGTTTTTGGGGCTGGGTGCCCGGAACGCCGTTCAGGAATCCGCAAAACTGATAGGGGATTTGAAATGA
- a CDS encoding glycosyltransferase family A protein — translation MNESSGKTVSPPSISVVVCTSGVRSTLERTVLSLMEQSLPMDNYELVLVVNAPEESTCLEVRNSLSHLDVESKTRLRYVHEPQPGLSLARNAGIHASEGRYIAFIDDDGLAEPEWLEQIVQRFDANEKVASVGGNIFPVFEETPPSWVTPQLYPYFSCFIFSKEETFLEPGRYFFGTNMSFRKDVLLASGGFDARLGRKGDSLLSNEEWTVFHYIDQQNLLKLSSPQVNVHHIIPPSRLIRRFFVRRLWWQGVSDTVFQLQLDRRDKWWVVKNALNKFGEYYGSLLEKLRTGVSTKHLAFFNLFRWGGIIYALCTVPAAEQCKPNNKGSFHD, via the coding sequence ATGAATGAATCAAGCGGCAAAACCGTCTCGCCTCCCAGTATTTCCGTGGTTGTCTGCACATCCGGGGTCCGCTCCACGCTGGAAAGGACCGTGCTCTCCCTCATGGAACAGAGCCTTCCCATGGATAACTACGAGCTTGTGCTTGTTGTCAATGCTCCCGAGGAGAGCACCTGTCTGGAAGTAAGGAATTCTCTGAGTCATCTGGACGTCGAAAGCAAGACCAGGCTTCGTTACGTGCATGAACCGCAGCCCGGTTTATCCCTTGCCAGAAATGCGGGCATTCACGCTTCCGAGGGAAGGTATATCGCTTTTATTGACGATGACGGCCTTGCCGAACCGGAATGGCTTGAACAAATAGTTCAACGTTTTGACGCCAACGAAAAAGTTGCCAGTGTCGGCGGCAACATTTTCCCGGTATTCGAAGAAACTCCCCCCTCCTGGGTTACACCTCAACTGTATCCGTACTTTTCCTGCTTCATATTCAGCAAGGAAGAAACCTTTCTGGAGCCGGGACGCTATTTCTTCGGTACGAACATGTCCTTTCGCAAGGACGTCCTCCTCGCAAGCGGCGGTTTTGACGCACGCCTCGGGCGCAAGGGCGACTCCCTGCTCTCAAACGAGGAGTGGACCGTATTTCATTATATTGATCAGCAAAACCTGCTGAAGCTATCCTCTCCGCAGGTCAACGTCCACCATATCATCCCCCCCTCCCGGCTCATCCGTCGATTCTTTGTTCGCAGGCTGTGGTGGCAGGGGGTCTCGGATACCGTTTTCCAACTCCAGTTGGACCGGCGAGACAAATGGTGGGTCGTCAAGAACGCATTGAACAAGTTTGGCGAATACTACGGATCGCTTCTGGAAAAGCTCCGTACCGGAGTCTCGACCAAACACCTTGCGTTTTTCAATCTTTTCAGATGGGGCGGTATCATCTACGCGCTCTGCACCGTTCCGGCGGCAGAACAATGCAAACCCAACAACAAAGGTTCTTTTCATGACTAG
- a CDS encoding class I SAM-dependent methyltransferase gives MEELRKLWNSLNKEGEFNYISHLQAGAEWDRAEFHLTGIRFVDRMIERIADYGEVKPNQASVLEIGCGVGRFLKPLACRFRLACGVDISEEMLKSAMEYCSCMPNIVLQHSDGKILSQVEDESFEYCVSAGVFQHITDFDAIASYAREALRVLKPGGLFLFQFEGNRTEDVGKGQVGARITAEKLDAALEGAEFEICEISQDPTDAVRNIVIVIRKTPGSLPAQSFLSYPMSERGWMEGVYDDIKTKAEMHERQAAPRLKMTFYEGKAAS, from the coding sequence ATGGAAGAACTTCGCAAGCTTTGGAACTCTTTGAATAAAGAAGGTGAATTCAACTATATTTCCCATCTCCAGGCCGGGGCGGAATGGGACAGGGCGGAATTTCATCTGACCGGAATCCGTTTCGTGGACCGGATGATCGAAAGGATTGCCGACTATGGCGAAGTGAAGCCGAATCAGGCGAGCGTGCTGGAGATAGGCTGCGGCGTCGGGCGTTTTCTGAAGCCGCTTGCCTGCCGGTTCCGGTTGGCCTGCGGTGTGGATATTTCCGAGGAGATGCTGAAAAGCGCCATGGAGTACTGCTCATGCATGCCCAATATCGTGTTGCAGCATTCGGACGGGAAGATCCTGAGTCAGGTCGAAGACGAGAGTTTCGAGTATTGCGTCAGTGCCGGAGTGTTTCAGCATATCACTGATTTTGACGCGATTGCGTCATATGCGCGGGAAGCGCTGCGTGTCCTCAAACCGGGCGGACTTTTCCTGTTCCAGTTCGAAGGCAACAGGACCGAAGATGTGGGCAAGGGGCAGGTCGGAGCCAGAATCACTGCGGAAAAGCTGGATGCCGCACTGGAAGGAGCCGAGTTCGAAATCTGCGAAATTTCACAGGACCCCACGGATGCGGTGCGAAACATCGTGATCGTCATCCGGAAAACTCCGGGAAGCCTCCCTGCCCAGTCGTTCCTGTCATACCCCATGTCCGAGCGCGGCTGGATGGAAGGCGTGTATGACGACATCAAGACCAAGGCCGAAATGCACGAAAGGCAGGCGGCACCACGTCTCAAGATGACTTTTTATGAAGGAAAGGCCGCTTCCTGA
- a CDS encoding methyltransferase domain-containing protein — protein MNTYPESGKQLIEQAGSLLNNGDMLEARALLDGALLEYGFLPPEAESLRSETLDDSEEIPVASVGPRPGKGAAGRECPLCGEAMVEHEVVYDRLWHLCPACALLTVKLDHDLAKRLDNGEAGGAKQPAGALVHRREYTFCRRFAEGFGADAILNYGVGWSMVPEALRGDGFDAVGCDLWRPLVEQRRKEFGPESFYHRDELPDRRFPIISAFEVFEHFTDPRKDVAVLVDHLADSGMIIGSTDFWHGGILADHPSQFKTYWKHLTHVVAWTWQSMRVLADHFGLQATFFRGDFADHSSKCFFALHRGEEAARFLSGLPKILPDVYGMQPQGEDDAS, from the coding sequence ATGAATACGTATCCGGAATCCGGAAAACAATTGATCGAGCAGGCGGGTAGCCTGCTGAACAACGGCGACATGCTTGAAGCCCGTGCCCTGCTTGACGGGGCTTTGCTGGAATACGGCTTTTTGCCGCCGGAAGCGGAATCATTGAGAAGTGAAACGCTTGACGACAGCGAAGAAATCCCCGTTGCCAGTGTCGGTCCTCGGCCGGGTAAAGGCGCGGCTGGGCGTGAATGCCCATTATGCGGTGAGGCAATGGTCGAGCATGAAGTAGTGTATGACAGGCTCTGGCATCTTTGTCCGGCCTGTGCGTTGCTGACGGTGAAACTGGATCACGACCTTGCCAAGAGACTCGACAACGGCGAGGCAGGCGGTGCCAAGCAGCCTGCGGGAGCATTGGTTCACAGAAGGGAATATACGTTCTGCCGCCGTTTTGCAGAGGGGTTCGGCGCTGACGCGATACTGAACTACGGTGTCGGCTGGAGCATGGTCCCGGAAGCGTTGCGCGGTGACGGCTTTGATGCTGTCGGATGTGATCTCTGGCGTCCTCTCGTGGAACAGCGCCGGAAGGAATTCGGGCCGGAAAGTTTCTATCACAGGGATGAATTGCCTGATCGTCGTTTTCCCATTATTTCAGCCTTTGAAGTCTTTGAGCACTTTACCGATCCCCGCAAGGACGTCGCCGTGCTTGTGGACCATCTCGCAGATTCCGGCATGATCATCGGCAGTACCGATTTCTGGCATGGGGGAATACTGGCTGACCATCCGAGCCAGTTCAAGACCTATTGGAAGCACCTGACGCATGTCGTTGCCTGGACATGGCAAAGCATGCGGGTCCTTGCCGACCACTTCGGGTTGCAGGCCACCTTTTTCCGTGGAGACTTTGCCGACCATAGTTCCAAATGCTTTTTTGCACTGCATAGAGGCGAAGAGGCAGCCCGGTTCCTGTCGGGCCTGCCCAAGATACTGCCTGATGTTTACGGAATGCAGCCTCAGGGCGAGGATGATGCTTCCTGA
- a CDS encoding glycosyltransferase, with the protein MNNTRFPLISVIVPTYNQAAYLPICLDSVLFQEYPQVEVIVVNDCSPDNTSEVLEQYLAAYGEETVSYACDYDQASETVERCEHPRFPQEGRTLKVVEHQQNRGLSHALNTGMEQATGELVTFIASDDMLLPSMLAELAQAIVENEADFAYADMHIVDDAGRILRRFSLPDYSFEDSFCHWYLLGICKLYRKQLHAVSGWYDPDILPQDHDMYQRFAEDGARMVHVPKVLANARIHDKDRQVHNHSPAAWSKLYQQSAELVLRARAHAQGMDTDSTE; encoded by the coding sequence ATGAACAATACCCGGTTCCCGCTTATCTCCGTTATCGTCCCTACGTACAATCAGGCAGCGTACCTTCCCATCTGTCTGGATTCCGTCCTGTTTCAGGAGTATCCACAGGTAGAGGTCATCGTGGTTAACGACTGTTCACCCGACAACACCTCAGAAGTACTGGAACAATACCTTGCCGCATACGGGGAGGAGACCGTCTCTTATGCCTGCGACTACGACCAGGCCAGCGAGACGGTGGAGCGATGCGAACACCCCCGTTTCCCTCAGGAGGGCAGGACGCTCAAAGTCGTTGAGCACCAGCAGAACAGGGGGCTTTCACACGCGCTGAATACGGGGATGGAACAGGCGACCGGCGAACTGGTCACTTTCATAGCCTCGGACGACATGCTGCTGCCGAGCATGCTGGCCGAATTGGCGCAGGCCATTGTCGAAAATGAAGCTGATTTCGCTTATGCAGATATGCACATCGTGGACGATGCGGGAAGGATTCTACGGCGTTTTTCGCTGCCGGATTACTCGTTCGAGGACAGCTTCTGCCATTGGTACCTGCTGGGTATCTGCAAGCTGTATCGAAAACAATTGCACGCGGTGTCCGGCTGGTACGATCCCGACATCCTGCCGCAGGATCACGACATGTACCAGCGTTTCGCGGAAGACGGCGCGCGTATGGTGCACGTTCCCAAAGTGCTGGCCAATGCCCGGATTCACGACAAGGACAGGCAGGTGCACAACCATTCCCCGGCGGCATGGTCCAAGCTGTACCAGCAAAGTGCCGAGCTTGTTCTCAGGGCCCGCGCCCATGCTCAGGGCATGGACACAGACTCCACGGAATAG
- a CDS encoding NAD(P)-dependent oxidoreductase, with translation MKVFLTGGSGFLGSHVADALSEAGHEVVIYDVVESPYLRDDQTMVVGDLLDSELIDKSLAGADAVYHFAGVADIEDCADEPVKTVQVNVLGTVQLLQSCVNAGVDRFLFASSAYVFSESGSFYRTSKRACESFIDDFATCYGLDYTCLRYGSLYGPRATNKNSIHSLLKQAVDKGEIVYKGSGEEQREFIHVYDAAKSSVEALAPEYANQNVILTGVEKMRYLDLLEMIQEIFGGSVELKVLPSERKAHYKMTPYSFAPKLGRKLVSNPYVDFGQGMLECINELHSEKVENGL, from the coding sequence ATGAAAGTATTCCTTACCGGTGGTTCCGGTTTTCTGGGAAGTCATGTAGCCGATGCCCTGAGCGAGGCCGGTCACGAGGTCGTGATCTATGACGTTGTCGAGTCCCCGTATCTCCGGGACGACCAGACCATGGTCGTGGGCGACCTGCTGGATTCGGAACTGATCGACAAGAGTCTGGCGGGCGCTGATGCCGTGTACCATTTCGCCGGGGTGGCCGACATCGAGGACTGCGCCGACGAACCCGTCAAGACCGTTCAGGTCAATGTGCTGGGAACCGTCCAACTGCTGCAAAGCTGCGTCAATGCCGGGGTCGACCGCTTTCTTTTTGCCAGTTCCGCATATGTCTTCAGCGAATCCGGCTCCTTTTACCGCACAAGCAAGCGGGCCTGCGAGTCCTTCATTGACGACTTCGCCACCTGTTACGGTCTGGACTATACCTGCCTGCGGTACGGTTCGCTGTACGGTCCCCGCGCCACGAACAAGAACAGCATTCATTCCCTGCTGAAACAGGCCGTGGACAAGGGCGAGATCGTGTACAAGGGCAGCGGCGAGGAACAGCGGGAATTCATTCACGTCTACGATGCCGCCAAGAGCAGCGTCGAGGCCCTTGCCCCCGAGTATGCGAACCAGAACGTCATCCTGACCGGCGTGGAAAAGATGCGGTATCTCGACCTGCTGGAAATGATACAGGAAATCTTCGGCGGAAGCGTGGAACTCAAGGTGCTCCCCTCCGAACGCAAGGCGCATTACAAGATGACACCCTACAGTTTCGCTCCCAAGCTGGGCCGGAAACTGGTGTCCAATCCGTATGTGGATTTCGGTCAGGGAATGCTGGAATGCATCAACGAACTCCACAGCGAGAAAGTCGAGAACGGGCTATGA
- a CDS encoding class I SAM-dependent methyltransferase, translating into MTAQSGQDEIYVFPLGLLERRSDLKQEVLDAIDRFNAPIGWHYLLDLVWLLECVEDLPQGSIILDAGAGNGLMQMLLVARGHRVISVDFSPRRPLKSYESGANIRVLEGRSFSNDYITHMSKSWGLEEKEGAAGEVENPSPLEVLEDESVNLVYWRADLTDLNPLPDGCVDAMVSVSALEHNSPEGMETCLAEMNRVLKSGGGMHITISGSDRGDWFHEPSNGWCYSESSIIKHFDLKDTQSNYVDAEKIFAEVKQGDGLKEYLAPFYFTSGNNGMPWGKWNPEYFPLGVSKWKK; encoded by the coding sequence ATGACTGCACAGTCAGGACAGGATGAGATATATGTATTTCCTTTGGGACTGCTGGAGCGGCGGAGTGATCTGAAACAGGAAGTTCTGGACGCCATCGACCGTTTCAATGCTCCCATCGGGTGGCATTATTTGCTCGATCTGGTGTGGCTTCTCGAATGTGTCGAAGATTTGCCGCAAGGGAGCATCATTCTGGACGCCGGAGCCGGAAACGGTTTGATGCAAATGCTGCTGGTCGCCAGAGGCCACAGGGTCATTTCCGTTGATTTCTCGCCGCGCCGTCCGCTGAAGAGTTACGAGAGCGGTGCGAACATCCGCGTTCTGGAAGGGCGTTCCTTTTCCAATGACTACATCACCCACATGTCCAAATCGTGGGGGCTGGAGGAAAAGGAAGGGGCTGCCGGGGAAGTAGAAAACCCGTCTCCTCTGGAAGTTCTGGAAGATGAATCCGTGAATCTGGTTTACTGGCGTGCGGATCTCACTGACCTGAATCCTTTGCCGGACGGTTGCGTTGACGCCATGGTGTCTGTTTCCGCCCTGGAACATAATTCGCCCGAGGGCATGGAAACCTGCCTTGCCGAAATGAACCGCGTTCTCAAATCCGGAGGCGGGATGCACATCACGATCAGCGGGTCTGACCGGGGTGATTGGTTCCATGAGCCTTCCAATGGATGGTGCTACTCCGAATCGAGCATTATCAAGCATTTCGATTTGAAGGACACGCAATCCAATTATGTCGACGCAGAGAAAATTTTTGCGGAAGTCAAACAGGGAGACGGGCTCAAGGAATATCTGGCCCCGTTCTATTTCACATCCGGCAACAACGGCATGCCGTGGGGGAAATGGAATCCGGAGTATTTCCCGTTGGGCGTTTCCAAATGGAAAAAATAA